The following are from one region of the Pseudomonas putida genome:
- a CDS encoding FAD-dependent oxidoreductase, with the protein MTQHAVARLAQLDEHRPLRVQAGSEEIILIRQGDQVHAYQGNCPHEGAPLNEGVVCGGLLVCPWHKAAFAVDEGAVCEPPALADLRRYRTWVKGDEVWVDDQPLPRTEPPRHSDARCFVVVGAGAAGSAAVATLLAHGFAGRLVWVDQERQPAYDRTSLSKFVIAGQMPPDEVPALLEADALRKGQLERKHGKVRTLNTQKRQLTLADGQQIDYDACLLATGGKALRPDIPGVELPGVFTLRSREDAAHLLDAAEPGQPAVIVGDGFIGLEAASALRKYGVQVHLVTRHEVPLARQLGERIGRSIRELHERKGVIFHGPTEVERIEGQGKVEAVLLANGERLQTALVLLGTGVRPATAFIQGVLLSEDKSVRVDAEMRAADGLWAAGDIATFPLSGRPVRIEHWRLAQQHGVIAAANMLGEQRRYADVPFFWTYQHGRTYEVLGHARDWNRIEFVGEPEKGDFIALQCVDERVEAVIAKGYSDAMATLSQRLKRPLTLQEALTLIG; encoded by the coding sequence ATGACCCAGCACGCCGTGGCCCGCCTGGCCCAACTCGACGAACACCGCCCACTGCGCGTGCAGGCCGGCAGCGAGGAAATCATCCTCATCCGCCAGGGCGACCAGGTGCACGCATACCAGGGCAACTGTCCCCACGAAGGCGCCCCACTCAATGAAGGCGTGGTGTGCGGCGGCCTGCTGGTATGCCCCTGGCACAAGGCCGCGTTCGCTGTGGACGAGGGTGCGGTCTGCGAGCCACCGGCCCTGGCCGACCTGCGTCGCTATCGCACCTGGGTCAAGGGCGACGAGGTCTGGGTCGATGACCAGCCCCTGCCCAGAACCGAGCCGCCCCGCCACAGTGATGCCCGTTGTTTCGTGGTGGTCGGCGCCGGTGCCGCAGGCAGTGCCGCAGTCGCCACCCTGTTGGCCCATGGCTTTGCCGGCCGCCTGGTCTGGGTCGATCAGGAGCGCCAGCCAGCCTACGATCGTACGTCCCTCAGCAAGTTCGTGATCGCCGGGCAGATGCCGCCCGATGAAGTGCCGGCCCTGCTTGAAGCCGACGCCCTGCGCAAAGGCCAGCTGGAACGCAAGCATGGCAAGGTGCGCACCCTGAACACCCAGAAACGCCAGCTCACCCTGGCCGACGGCCAGCAGATCGACTATGACGCCTGCCTGCTGGCCACCGGCGGCAAGGCGCTGCGGCCCGATATCCCAGGTGTGGAGTTGCCCGGGGTATTCACCCTGCGCTCACGGGAGGATGCCGCGCACCTGCTGGACGCTGCCGAGCCCGGCCAGCCGGCAGTAATCGTCGGCGACGGTTTCATCGGCCTGGAAGCCGCCTCGGCCTTGCGCAAGTACGGCGTGCAGGTGCACCTGGTCACCCGCCACGAGGTCCCCCTGGCCCGCCAGCTGGGCGAGCGCATCGGCCGTAGCATCCGCGAGTTGCACGAACGCAAGGGAGTCATCTTCCACGGCCCCACCGAGGTCGAACGGATCGAAGGCCAAGGCAAGGTCGAGGCGGTGCTGCTGGCCAACGGTGAGCGGCTACAGACGGCATTGGTGCTGCTGGGCACCGGGGTAAGACCGGCGACCGCTTTTATCCAGGGCGTGCTGCTGAGCGAAGACAAATCGGTGCGAGTCGACGCTGAAATGCGCGCTGCAGATGGGCTGTGGGCCGCGGGGGATATCGCCACCTTCCCCCTCAGCGGGCGCCCGGTGCGTATCGAACACTGGCGCCTGGCCCAGCAACATGGGGTCATCGCCGCCGCCAACATGCTCGGCGAGCAGCGCCGCTATGCCGATGTACCGTTCTTCTGGACCTACCAGCACGGCCGCACCTACGAAGTACTGGGCCATGCGCGGGACTGGAACCGTATCGAGTTCGTCGGCGAGCCGGAAAAAGGCGACTTCATTGCCTTGCAATGCGTGGACGAGCGGGTCGAGGCGGTCATCGCCAAGGGCTATTCCGACGCCATGGCGACGCTGTCGCAACGCCTGAAGCGGCCGTTGACCTTGCAGGAAGCCTTGACGCTGATCGGTTGA
- a CDS encoding aldo/keto reductase produces the protein MIYRPLGHSGLQVSALTLGSMMFGEQTSTEDALRIIDKAWGQGVNFIDTADVYNAGRAEEIVGEAVARHRQDWIVASKVGFGPADGLPNRSGLSRKHIFNALDATLTRMDMDYVDIYYLHREDHKVPLEESVQAIGDLLRQGKIRYWGVSNFRGWRIAEACHIAERMGVPRPVVSQPLYNIVNRQAEPEQLTAAAAHGLGVVPYSPLARGVLSGKYAPGAVPDAGSRAGRQDKRIMEVEWRQESLATARQIQAYVEAKGVGIVEFAIAWVLNNQLVSSAIVGPRTEEQWDTYGGALAVKITAEDEAFIDSLVTAGHASTPGFNDVAHYVSGRLARS, from the coding sequence ATGATCTACCGCCCTCTCGGCCACAGTGGCCTGCAGGTTTCCGCCCTTACCCTGGGCAGCATGATGTTCGGCGAGCAGACCAGCACCGAAGATGCCCTGCGCATCATCGACAAGGCCTGGGGCCAGGGTGTCAACTTCATCGACACCGCAGACGTGTACAACGCCGGGCGTGCAGAGGAAATCGTCGGCGAAGCAGTGGCCCGCCATCGCCAGGACTGGATCGTGGCCAGCAAGGTCGGCTTCGGCCCGGCCGATGGCCTGCCCAACCGCAGCGGGCTGTCGCGCAAACACATCTTCAACGCCCTCGATGCCACGCTGACGCGCATGGACATGGACTACGTGGACATCTACTACCTGCACCGCGAAGACCACAAAGTGCCGCTGGAAGAGAGCGTGCAGGCCATCGGCGACCTGCTGCGCCAGGGCAAGATCCGCTACTGGGGCGTGTCCAACTTCCGCGGCTGGCGCATCGCCGAAGCCTGCCACATTGCCGAGCGCATGGGCGTGCCCAGGCCGGTGGTGAGCCAGCCGCTGTACAACATCGTCAACCGCCAGGCCGAGCCGGAGCAGCTCACTGCGGCGGCTGCCCACGGCCTTGGTGTGGTGCCATACAGCCCGCTCGCGCGGGGCGTGCTCAGCGGCAAGTATGCGCCAGGCGCAGTGCCAGATGCCGGTAGCCGTGCCGGGCGCCAGGACAAACGCATCATGGAGGTTGAATGGCGCCAGGAGTCGCTGGCCACCGCCCGGCAGATCCAGGCCTATGTTGAAGCCAAGGGCGTGGGTATCGTCGAGTTCGCTATCGCCTGGGTCCTGAACAACCAGCTGGTCAGTTCGGCGATTGTCGGGCCGCGTACGGAAGAACAGTGGGATACCTATGGCGGTGCGCTGGCGGTGAAAATCACGGCAGAGGATGAGGCGTTCATCGATTCATTGGTGACGGCGGGGCATGCGTCGACGCCGGGGTTCAATGATGTGGCGCATTATGTGAGTGGGCGGTTGGCCCGCAGCTGA
- a CDS encoding TraX family protein, protein MRSAGLDLVKWTAMLTMVADHLRFLWPDAVGLFVLGRLAFPLFCLAIAMNVARTRCGALYTRGNLRYLGLMLVFAVLSEPAYHWLDSGSPTFSVMPTLVLGLLVAWGVHHSLRSARALGFAGLLAGWLFSEQLMYGLPGVMLPGACLMARRQGGVSGLLPCLLAMGGNLTNSWLREHLLTPFTVLTLIVAALAIPVGLLLLRHDDWRVPAVGRWGYLFYPVHLLVIKVFA, encoded by the coding sequence GTGCGCTCAGCCGGGCTGGACCTGGTCAAGTGGACGGCGATGCTGACCATGGTCGCCGACCACCTGCGTTTTCTGTGGCCTGATGCCGTTGGCTTGTTCGTTCTTGGCCGGTTGGCGTTTCCGCTGTTTTGCCTGGCGATTGCGATGAATGTGGCGCGCACCAGGTGCGGAGCGCTCTATACCCGCGGCAACTTGCGTTATCTGGGGCTGATGCTGGTGTTCGCGGTGCTGTCGGAACCTGCGTACCATTGGCTGGACAGTGGTTCACCAACGTTCAGCGTGATGCCGACCCTGGTGCTGGGGTTGCTGGTTGCCTGGGGTGTGCATCATTCGTTGAGGTCGGCGCGAGCGCTTGGCTTTGCCGGTCTGCTTGCAGGGTGGCTGTTCAGCGAACAGTTGATGTACGGGCTTCCGGGGGTGATGCTGCCGGGCGCCTGCTTGATGGCTCGGCGGCAGGGAGGGGTGAGCGGGTTGTTGCCTTGCCTGTTGGCGATGGGTGGGAACCTGACCAACAGTTGGTTGCGGGAACATCTGTTGACGCCCTTTACCGTGCTGACGCTGATTGTTGCTGCATTGGCCATTCCGGTCGGATTGCTGTTGCTGCGTCATGATGATTGGCGGGTACCGGCAGTGGGACGTTGGGGGTACCTGTTCTATCCGGTCCATTTGTTGGTGATCAAGGTCTTCGCTTGA